The sequence GGTTtcctcatgactggcagcctcctttgtcCTGCTCCGACTCCTTTTATATATTTGACACAAGACAAGAaccttttgtctgtgcttgtcccacccctgcctcctccaTGGAAAAGtgcaaggattaagatggattccagtgtcATGTGACAGGGTCACATGTCTCTGAGACCTCTAGTCTCCATAATACCTGGGTTGGCCCTCATGTACACAgaaaggcttgcaagtaaacagagccattcacagttcattgattctgaagcacccatAATGGCTTCCAcataatatgtttacatcagtgatataAGTTTAtgtcttattctcctaactccagatatagaaataatacatgaaaacaaatgggatgaacacacttagtagattacagCCTTTCTAATGGCACCATATGTAATGAAGCAGCCTCTGACAGGACACTATTGAGAGTATCAATttaggacaaattgcttagagcagggcagccACAGCACAAGACTGTGTgtcctttactattaaggcatatcaaaccagccaaacagagaggatttcagttttaccccactggataaccagaagtcatacaagcaattccctcagatatTAGGGTTCCCTTatatcaccaccagcaccactccttatggggatgaatggtgatgaaaaccaataccccagtaaaagaaaaaaggttctcccgatcccaaaggaccaagccccagacccaggtcaatatacatgtcagatcttacccacaaatcacactattgccaatcctttagaatctaaaatctaaaggtttattcataaaaacaaagaaatatagatgagagttaaaattggttgaATGGAattaattacatacagtaatggcaaagttcttggtccaggcttatagcagtgatggaataaactgttggcttaagtcaagtctctggagaacatccacagcttggatgggtcattcagtcctttggtCAGAGCTTCAGTCTAGCAAAGTTCCTCCgaaggtaagaagcaggattgaagacaaaatggaggggtttccagggccttttatatcctctgccatgtggaaggaaacCCCTTTggtcttactgtggaaaatcacagcagcaagatggagtttggagtcacatgggcaagtcacatgtccatgcatgactcagtttgcaggcagcagccattgctcacatgctaccttgaccATTCCCAGAAAGTctcctcagatgtggattggtgtctcccaagGTCCTttttcagttaagtgtttcttgattgggcacttactcagaatagtcctttctcaagaagctgaccaaatgcttcactgaggctacttagaatcaaacacattgagatacaagtacatagctaaaattcataacttcaaatacacaAATGATACACGCATACAGACAGCATTATCATAACCAGAAAATTACAACCTTTTCACAGACATCTTACTTAATCTCATTTGTACAAGATTTTTTGCAACTATTGGACCTtcattgcaacaatgatctatacggtcagtATATGTCAATAACGTCCCACCATACAAGAGACCTTCTGCATAAAGCACATtacagttacatcatattcacattcataagcatatttccataaagcatatggagtgcaatgtcacaccccTTTTGTCAGGCCGGGTTAAAGTAAGTTGTCCCAGGTGAGCATATTCTGTAGGTGTATTTGACAACTTTGTCACGAAGTTCTTTGGTTTTAACAccataaatgatagggttgaGCATGGGGGGAATGACAAAATAGACATTGGCCAAGATGATGTGAACCTGGGGAGCAAAGTCATGGCCAAACCGATGTACCAGAGTGGAGAAGAATCCAACAGGATAAGCCAGCATcatcacacagatgtgggctgtgcaggtgttgagggcTTTATGGTGAGCTTCCTTAGAGTTGATTCTGAGGACAGCCCTGATGATCAGACTGTAAGACAGGGCAATGATTGTCAGGTCAAACCCCATGACTACAAATGCCATAACCAAACCATAAATCCTGTTGATTGTGATGTCCCCACATGACATCTTTGCCACAGCCATGTGGTCGCAGTACGTGTGGGCGATAATGCGGTTGGCACAGAATGGCagcctgctcaggagcaggggcaggggcagaatgaagagaacagctcttatcaaACCCACTAGCCATAGCTTAGCTATTCGTATGTTGGTGAGGATGGTGGtgtatctcagagggttacatataGCAATGTAACGATCGATGGCCATTGTCACAAGGACAGCTGAGTGCATAATAGAAACCGCATGAAGGAAGAACATTTGCGTGAGGCAGCCACCCACAGTAATGTCTTTCAGATTGAACCAAAATATCAACAGTGCTTTTGGAATGACGAAGGTAGACGTAGTGATGTCTGTGAgtgccagcatgcagagcagcaggtacatcggcttgtgcaggctctgttctttccctacaagAAAGAGAAGCGTGAAATTTCCCAACAGGCAGATAATGTAGAACAcagagaaagggatggaaatccagacGTGGGCAGCTTCCATACCAGGGATGCCCAATAGAATAAATGTTGAAAGGTCAGTGGGGGTGAGGTTGAAATCTGCCATGCAGTGGTGGAAGCGTTGATTGGGCTCAGTAAAGCTCAAGGTGCCTGTGAAGGAGAAAAAGGACAGTGAGGAGGGTTACACACTTTATAACAAATAGTGCATTGAATATTTTATAGTGATTACCAATCTAGAAAGAGGGGTTGAGCAGTGATGTGGCAACATTTACAGATGGCACCAGATTACTTAGGTGATAGTCAAGTCCAGAGGACAACTTAGAGGGAGCAAACCAAGCCAGGACAATGGGCAGCATGATGGCAGGTGAATGTCAATGTCAATAGCTGGAGGGAAAAGCTTGAACTCCTCAAACACCTTACAAGGTTCAAATTTAACTATCTGAACTCAGGTCAGGGACCTGGGCATCACGGTACACAGCTCTGTGAAACCCTCCTCACAGTGCAAGCATGGACAGAAACTAAGCAAAACATTGGGATCCAGAAGGAGTCGGGTGGGAAATCGTACAGAAAATACAATGCCATGAGATCTGTCAGTCAATGTTTCACCCTCCTCTGGACTCCTCTGTGTAGTACTGGGCACCCTTCTCACACAGGACTCTGCAAAACTAAATGGGTTCAGGCAAGGCTGACAATAATGATCAAGGGCTCAGGAAAACTCTCATACAAAGAGAGGTTGAAAAAACTTGGATAGTTATACTACAAGGGATATGAATTAGAGGGGTTATGAAAAAGTCTATAAAATACTGAAGATAGAAAGATAGTTGAAGCCATGAACAAAGCAAGAATCAGGAACAGTTTAGACATTTACATGGATCATGAGACTATCCAGTTATGATAGTTACATCTTCATAAATATTTTGGAAAGCCTATATGCCAATATGTTTTAGGGAGCAAGCCAATCTGTTAGACATAGGGTGACACCCATATCATAGTCAAATCACAAACACCCCATCTATCTACTACTGGGTTTCTTACACCGCTACTCCCTTCAGGGCATGCTGTCCAGAGAAAGCCTAAATACAGGGTTGATACTGAGGTCTCTAGTAATTTAACCCTCTTtaaagaagggaagaaggagaatgtgGGGAACTACATCATCACGCCAGTCCCTGGAGAAATCACAAAatgtaggtcctcaaggaatccattttgaagcacttggaggaggtgaaggtgatcaggaacagttaaaatggattcaccaaggacaagtcatgccttaCCAACATGATGGCCTTCTATattgagataactggctctgtggatatggagagagcagtagatgtgatataccttgactttagcaaagctttttataTGGTCTTccagagtattcttgccagcaagttaaaaaaagtatggattggatgaattgACTAAGGTGgttagaaaactggctagatcattgggctcaatggctCGTTGGCaaccagtatcaagcagagtgccccaggggtccaTCCTGCCACTAGTTTCCTTCAACATCTACACTAATGATCTgtatgatgggatggattacaccctcagcaagtttctggaggacactaaactgtggggagaggtagatacactggagggtagggatagggtcctgCAAATAGAATGCAAGAACCCCAGGCACTACTACAGGCTGGAGACCAGCTGCTAAatggcagttctacagaaaaggatttggggattacagtggacgagaagatgaacatgagtcaacagtgtgcccttgttgccaagaatacTAACAGAGTATTTgcttgcattagtaggagcactgccagcagattgagggaaatgagtattcccctctattcagcactggtgaggccacatctggagtactgcatccagttttgggccctccagtAGAAaaaagatgaggacaaattggagagcatttagcagagagcaacaaaaattattaggaggctggagcacatgacttacgaggtgaggctgggggaactgggcttatttagtctgcagaagagaaatgtaaggggggatttgatagcagactTCAGCTACCTGAAGTTGGGTTCCAAAGAGTATTGAGCTtggctgttctctgtggtggcagatgacagaacaaggagcaatggtctcaagttgtagtgggtaATGTCTAcattgaatattaggaaacactatttcactaggaaggtggtgaagcactggaatgggttacctacggaggtggtggaatctccatccttagaggtttttaaggcccggcttgacaaagccctggctgggatgatttatttggtattcgtgctgctttgagcagggggttggactggatgacctcctgagatctcttccaaccctaatcttctatgattctatgattctatcccggGATTAACATCAGTGTCCCGGTGGCCCACTGTTTCAAGCAGCTGCTAGCAGCTTCTACACATGAAAACTGTATTTATCGAGGCCCTCTGTGACAGAAGGACAGTTCCAATGCCCTGGAACTGCTTGGTATAAAGCTAGCCAGGACTACCTGTAGCACGATTTCCCTCAGGGCACGCTGTCCCGGACAAGGACCCTGGTTGTCTTTTCTGGTATAACCCCGGAGCATTCAACATCCATATTCCCACCATATACCTCCCTTTGGTGGGGGAAgacagagggccctgcaccccaattctgCACTGAGCAGTGCCTCTCAGCCAGCACTTGGTTCACACACTCATTTGTGGTAAAACTACAGACATCCCGAGATGTAGTCCAGAGTTATGTGGCCCTTATAGATTCATAGTGTCCATTACTTATAGAGTGtctggagcattctcaggaagcctcaccaggtgggagatacatttctcctaaggcctattgttttctctaatGGCTCATTGCCTAGAATAGCTATCTAGACAGAAAGAATCTTTGCTCTTGGGCATTACCCAGATATAACTACATTTGAAGTAAACATATGtattcaatattcataacttcaaatacaaaaatgatacatacatacaaataggatgatcaTATTCAACAAAtgataacttttccaatgacatcttacaTGACCCATCGTGCATAAAATGTATCATATTTATGCTCTAATCATATAATGATAATATAATAACATTGCTCTGAACAATATGGGTTGCAGTGTCACATAAAtaccaataaaaagaaaaggagtacttgtggcaccttagagatgaacaaatttatttgagcataagcttttgtgctgtagctcacgaaagcttatgctcaaataaatttgttcgtctctaaggtgccacaagtcctccttttctttttgcgaatacagactaacacggctgctactctgaaacctgtcataaagatCCATGTTGTTTTCTACCAGCAAAAGGCCTAAAGTTACATAACGACAACAGCATCAAGAAcaacaactggaaaaaaaacctgAGTAATGGTTGTGACACCCAGACTGCAGTTCTGTGGCTTCTCATGGCAAAGACACCCTGAGACCCCTGCAAATGCATTTGGTGCCAGGAAAGGTCCCAGCACTGGCCTTGAACCAACattcataaagaaaaaaataatttcagcaatGCTGCCCACCTGTCCGTATACATGCTGCTCCCTGCCACACAACCACCATCACTGCCCGTCTGTCCCTgtacaccccctcctgcccccacatccCCTGGCACTACCTGCCCCCCTGTGTACACCTAATTCTCTGCCCCACAACCCTGAGTGCTGGAGACTTGTCCATGTAGGTCCCCATCCCCAGAACTTCCATCCCTGTCACATAGTGATACCCCTCACCCAGGACCAAAACCACATGACAGACCCCCCAGCGAcagctcacagaaataccagCACAGACTATGTTAAACTCCGTGTCTGCCTGCACCATGGAAAAGGGGGAGATCAGCATGAACTGCCTTTCTGGGGGTGAAGGGAGCCCCAGCAGTAGCTCTGCCTGTGCAGGGAAGCAGAGGGACAGACTtggtgggaaggagagaggacgtGGACACTAAAAGGAGCCAGTGTGGATGTCCATTCCCTCATTCACAGTTTCAGGGCTCTGTGGCACTGTAATATGGATACTCCAtgaccctctctcccctgccacacacacataTTGTGAGTTCCTGCACCTCCCTGGTGAGATTTCCAACACTGCCTGGTTTACTCTAAGCCAGAGACATGCTCTTATCTTTACAGCCTTTTGGTGGTTCCCATCCTTTCCAGAACCAGAGATGCAGGGgcacagagagagcagaccccttTCCCCACCTCAAAAAACTGTTACCCTCATTGTTTGAACCTTTAAGCCAGTGAGTTTGAGATTTCATCAACTCTCCTGTCAGTTCTTCTTTGGTCCAAACGAGCTCACCTCCATAGAAGCCACACCACGACTCCAGTTGAAATCACTGGAGGCTCAtggccagtgtaaatcaggtggATTTAGGGTGAACTCCTGGCCATGTTGGGAGTTTTAACATGGATCTTTCAGCTCCTGGGTCTGAAAATCAGGGCTTTGGGTCCGGCTACAGAAAGCACTATTCTATTAGGGTGCTGAAAAAGTCTGAAGGAAACCCCCAGCTCATGTGGTCTTCTGAGACCGGGCATGAAAGATCAGGGTTTCAAAACACAGCAACCATGATTTTCTTCACTGGAAGGCCAGGGTGAATTCTTAGTGGCACACAGAAGGCAGAatgtgagaccagaatctggccagTGTGTGACCCTTTCTTCTTGTGAACACTCTGGTAACGTGGATACCCACTGCAGAGGCTTTGGCTGAACTTCCTAACAGGACAATGGCATTGCTGATTTGGAAAACTTGAGCAAACCAGAGGAAAAACCACACAGCTGAAAAAACGAATCTACTCACACAGATAGaaggacacagtaagagacaaggaACAGATCTTAAAAAGAAGAATTTCTCTAAACTATTTCCAGTACATGTatacggtttcagagtaacagccgtgttagtctgtattcgcaaaaagaaaaggaggacttgtggcaccttagagactaaccaatttatttgagcatgagctttcgtgagctacagctcacttctcaaataaattagttagtctctaaggtgccacaagtcctccttttctttttgcgagtacatgTATAATTCCAAATTTACCAGGTAAATCCCTTGGTGTTTCTAACAATACTAAAAAGTTGAAGTTGCCGTGATGGTGAATTCCTGCCCAGATAATTCTTGACTTGAACCCTGGAACCCTTCCTGAGCCCTCAGCACTAACTTTAATGCAGAAACAGGCAACTCACCAAAATCCCACTCAGCAGAGAGAGGAAGTCTCCTTACAGTGACACAAAGGCAGAGCCCTGAGAATCAGTGTATAAATCTCAAATGTCTGAGACTCAACATGCCGGACAATGACCTTTATGATTCGCCTGAACAGACCCTGTGGACTCTCAGGTTGGCCAGGACTCACTTACAATTCCCTCAGCTCCATGAGCATCGAACGGGAAGAGCAGAAAATAGaccatggaaaacttcagcttGAGAGCATCCCCGGGGACAGAAATGATTTGCCAATTCCCAGGGCTCAGATTCTCAGGGGAAACTTAGTCTTGCAGACAGTTCAGCCTAACAACTGAcaactgctttcttttctgtgtgtAATGTACTGACATCTGCACTATGTGTGGAAATGCTGCCACAACATAGAAGACCAAAAATCATtttcagctgatcacagcagaGTATCAGTGCATACCATCAAGGCAGTGGTAACATCCATTCC is a genomic window of Natator depressus isolate rNatDep1 chromosome 1, rNatDep2.hap1, whole genome shotgun sequence containing:
- the LOC141981029 gene encoding olfactory receptor 52D1-like, with protein sequence MADFNLTPTDLSTFILLGIPGMEAAHVWISIPFSVFYIICLLGNFTLLFLVGKEQSLHKPMYLLLCMLALTDITTSTFVIPKALLIFWFNLKDITVGGCLTQMFFLHAVSIMHSAVLVTMAIDRYIAICNPLRYTTILTNIRIAKLWLVGLIRAVLFILPLPLLLSRLPFCANRIIAHTYCDHMAVAKMSCGDITINRIYGLVMAFVVMGFDLTIIALSYSLIIRAVLRINSKEAHHKALNTCTAHICVMMLAYPVGFFSTLVHRFGHDFAPQVHIILANVYFVIPPMLNPIIYGVKTKELRDKVVKYTYRICSPGTTYFNPA